A window from Cryptomeria japonica chromosome 1, Sugi_1.0, whole genome shotgun sequence encodes these proteins:
- the LOC131071489 gene encoding uncharacterized protein LOC131071489, translating into MEPVDMEVKSQDRAPEHAETKDKGKDTDHDQEKKKEKKKDKTIDTEKNADDMNEDKELKKEKKKDKTSDKEKKKDKKKDKDGAEEKKGEDKETDQDQEKKKEKKKDKTVDKEKKEDKKKDKDSAKEKNDEDKETDQDQEKKKEKKKDKTVGKEKKEDKKKDKDSAKENNDEDKETDNDQEKKKEKKKDKGKNDEGKSEDKEKKKEKKKDKDSGEEKKEKGTDQDQEKKKEKKKDKAADKENNGEEIGEDKEKKYKKKDKDGAKEKNAEDLGEDKRLKKEKKKDKDKDPDHAMERDIGTLVESGENKKRKHQDKAEVKTDKDKGKSGNSADKLRRKLEKLDAKMQVILAEKADILERLKEAEQKEMKSPQIDHSVENVTEKFKEANLVD; encoded by the coding sequence ATGGAACCTGTAGACATGGAAGTGAAGAGTCAAGATAGAGCGCCTGAGCATGCAGAAACAAAGGACAAGGGGAAGGATACAGATCATGAtcaggaaaagaagaaagaaaagaaaaaggataaGACCATAGATACAGAAAAGAATGCTGATGACATGAATGAGGATAAagaattgaaaaaagaaaagaaaaaggataaGACCTCAgataaggaaaagaagaaagacaaaaaaaaggaCAAGGATGGTGCTGAAGAAAAGAAGGGTGAGGACAAGGAGACAGATCAAGAccaggaaaagaagaaagaaaagaaaaaagataagACTGTGgataaggaaaagaaggaagacaaGAAAAAGGACAAGGACAGTGCTAaagagaagaatgatgaggataaggaGACAGATCAAGAccaggaaaagaagaaagaaaagaaaaaggataaGACTGTGggtaaggaaaagaaggaagacaaAAAAAAGGACAAGGACAGTGCTAAAGAAAACAACGATGAGGACAAGGAGACAGATAATGaccaagaaaagaagaaagaaaagaaaaaagacaagGGAAAGAATGATGAGGGCAAGAGCGaggataaagaaaagaaaaaagagaagaaaaaggataaGGATAGTGGTGAGGAAAAGAAGGAGAAGGGTACAGATCAGGAccaggaaaagaagaaagaaaagaaaaaggacaaagctGCAGATAAGGAAAATAATGGTGAGGAAATTGGTGAGGATAAAGAGAAGAAATACAAGAAAAAAGACAAGGATGGTGCCAAGGAAAAGAATGCTGAGGACTTAGGGGAGGATAAAAGAttgaagaaagagaagaagaaggataaggacaaggatcCGGACCATGCCATGGAAAGGGATATAGGGACTCTGGTTGAAagtggagagaacaagaaaagaaAGCACCAAGATAAGGCCGAAGTTAAAacagataaggacaaaggaaaaagtGGAAATTCAGCAGACAAGCTGAGAAGGAAGTTGGAGAAGTTGGATGCCAAAATGCAGGTAATTTTGGCAGAGAAGGCAGATATTTTGGAGAGACTGAAAGAAGCTGAGCAGAAGGAAATGAAAAGCCCTCAGATTGATCATTCTGTGGAAAATGTTACTGAAAAATTTAAAGAGGCAAACTTAGTAGATTAA